The following proteins are co-located in the Agromyces laixinhei genome:
- a CDS encoding NINE protein, which translates to MPTDLPAESGLPVDTDGTAPTGVPAGWYDSVGGLRYWDGEAWTEHATPAATASDAYAAPATGDTPPKSFIATWLFALFLGFFGVDRFYLGKVGTGIAKLLTLGGLGIWVLVDLILVLGGAQRDLQGRPLDGYAKHRTTAWIVTGVVLVLSLVINGMSAAALAGTAASAGAAAATTTADEKSQTEEDAASAPRPEKPAAPAIQDPAIVESAFGKDVESDTWWYAVVIENPNADHVFPSAGITVEAVDAAGVILDSASNYTTVLQGRTVIVGDFYSVGAGTIAKLDVRGPTSLAATSSPAAETGSFSVSGIATAEEYGWLSVTGQVSSAFSEDQELVEVAVIARDSAGTIVGSGFAFIDRLPAGGTAQFESSFWDLETLPAGLTFEAYAML; encoded by the coding sequence ATGCCTACCGACTTGCCCGCCGAAAGCGGCTTGCCCGTCGACACCGACGGAACTGCACCCACGGGCGTTCCCGCGGGCTGGTACGACAGCGTGGGCGGCCTGCGCTACTGGGATGGCGAGGCATGGACCGAGCACGCAACGCCCGCCGCAACAGCGTCCGACGCATACGCAGCACCAGCCACCGGCGACACCCCTCCCAAGTCGTTCATCGCGACCTGGCTCTTCGCACTGTTCCTCGGTTTTTTCGGCGTCGACCGGTTCTACCTCGGCAAAGTCGGCACCGGCATCGCGAAGCTGCTCACGCTCGGCGGTCTCGGCATCTGGGTGCTGGTCGACCTCATTCTCGTGCTCGGCGGAGCGCAGCGCGACCTGCAGGGTCGCCCGCTTGACGGTTACGCGAAACACCGCACGACGGCGTGGATCGTCACGGGCGTCGTCCTCGTACTGTCGCTCGTCATCAACGGCATGAGTGCCGCGGCACTCGCAGGCACGGCTGCGTCGGCGGGCGCCGCCGCGGCCACGACGACGGCAGATGAGAAGAGCCAGACCGAAGAGGATGCCGCATCCGCTCCGAGACCGGAGAAGCCCGCGGCACCCGCGATCCAGGACCCCGCCATCGTGGAGTCCGCGTTCGGCAAAGACGTCGAATCCGACACCTGGTGGTACGCCGTCGTGATCGAAAATCCCAACGCCGACCACGTGTTCCCGTCGGCAGGAATCACCGTCGAGGCAGTCGACGCTGCTGGCGTGATCCTCGATTCCGCGAGCAACTACACAACGGTTCTGCAGGGTCGCACCGTCATCGTCGGCGACTTCTACTCGGTCGGTGCCGGCACCATCGCAAAGCTCGATGTGCGCGGCCCGACATCGCTCGCAGCCACGTCTTCTCCTGCGGCTGAAACCGGCTCGTTCAGCGTCTCGGGCATTGCGACCGCGGAAGAGTACGGCTGGCTCAGTGTCACCGGCCAGGTATCGTCGGCCTTCAGCGAAGACCAGGAGCTCGTCGAGGTCGCGGTGATCGCCCGTGACAGCGCTGGAACGATCGTCGGCAGCGGCTTCGCCTTCATCGATCGCCTCCCTGCCGGCGGCACCGCCCAGTTCGAGTCCTCCTTCTGGGACCTCGAGACCCTGCCCGCTGGCCTCACGTTCGAGGCGTACGCAATGCTGTGA
- a CDS encoding DarT ssDNA thymidine ADP-ribosyltransferase family protein has translation MSEVSRSLVAETQPCGHGIDIDACLFCAEFAANRVWLSDTEQFFHNRPDCETRTLSERRGRYSKDPNWRRQIGFAKAEREGARPCPQCRPYDPRRWRRKQPTERHIGELRLTHFTTLDNLIRIIGDREVVCRSRLDASVKGFGSVAGARQRAGTLVREPDVTALDCVPFSLTHRPAFMEALVRGRDDVRLVAPEERPPVETMIALETSFRRVIHRDPDVARAFELRWAVSSRDAGDPRTGIRHSKSDLIQLIDFARGATGDRFADHPIAQSAEFLVEQGVPFRLIDRVLVPSVALKRAVAHLLESTSIADPPDVRLRSHWFRL, from the coding sequence ATGTCTGAGGTCAGCCGGTCACTCGTCGCCGAGACGCAGCCGTGTGGTCACGGCATCGACATCGATGCCTGCCTGTTCTGCGCCGAGTTCGCGGCAAACCGCGTCTGGCTGAGCGACACGGAGCAGTTCTTCCACAACCGCCCAGACTGCGAGACTCGAACGCTGAGCGAACGTCGTGGCCGGTACTCGAAGGATCCGAACTGGCGTCGGCAGATCGGGTTCGCGAAAGCCGAACGCGAGGGTGCCCGACCGTGCCCGCAGTGCCGCCCGTATGATCCTCGGCGTTGGCGGCGGAAGCAGCCGACGGAGCGCCACATCGGTGAGTTGCGGCTCACCCACTTCACCACGCTCGACAACCTCATCCGAATCATCGGTGACCGGGAGGTGGTCTGCCGAAGCCGGCTTGACGCATCGGTGAAGGGCTTCGGATCGGTTGCCGGCGCTCGGCAGCGTGCCGGAACCCTCGTGCGGGAGCCGGATGTGACGGCGCTCGACTGCGTCCCGTTCAGCCTCACCCACCGACCCGCATTCATGGAAGCGCTCGTTCGTGGTCGTGACGACGTTCGTCTCGTTGCGCCGGAGGAACGGCCGCCCGTCGAGACGATGATCGCTCTCGAGACGTCGTTTCGCCGCGTCATCCATCGCGATCCTGATGTGGCTCGGGCGTTCGAGCTCCGGTGGGCCGTGTCGTCTCGTGACGCCGGAGATCCGCGTACCGGCATCCGCCATTCGAAATCGGATCTGATCCAACTGATCGATTTCGCACGTGGTGCAACGGGAGACAGGTTTGCGGATCATCCGATCGCACAGAGCGCGGAGTTCCTGGTAGAGCAGGGAGTGCCGTTCCGGCTGATCGATCGTGTGCTCGTGCCGTCCGTCGCCTTGAAGCGTGCGGTCGCCCACCTGCTGGAGAGCACGTCGATCGCCGACCCGCCTGATGTGCGCCTTCGTTCGCACTGGTTCCGATTGTGA
- a CDS encoding DUF6994 family protein, with amino-acid sequence MWSKPLPDGRMLDLVDTRRGPYLYHHSDVGEFFLASDSVVHTYSDWVTTAQII; translated from the coding sequence TTGTGGAGCAAACCGCTACCCGACGGGCGGATGCTCGATCTCGTCGATACGAGGCGAGGGCCCTACCTCTACCATCACTCCGATGTCGGAGAATTCTTCCTCGCGAGCGACTCGGTCGTGCACACGTACTCCGACTGGGTGACGACCGCCCAGATCATTTAG
- a CDS encoding 3'-5' exonuclease: MPNLIMTKMKGQKHEKAVDLKIMAFLRKLTEDDTIPGLNIERMNHPVDERARTGRVDIHLRAVLYQLDPIGQERTYVYAGTWEHDEAIERARTRKLQINPVNGIPEFIESTTPADEVPAEGQPTAGSSDVQAAASRSFLTERSYFRSDLVDEFGFTSEIAERAFAAPDEDALLTFAASLENDWQASVLLEMAVGSAISQIKESLGIAESTEPVAPVEVDVRHEDARLVDALKHPAAQMQFTFIDNDEELQRVIEGADFGAWRVFLHPDQRKYATAKYHGPFRLTGGAGTGKTVVLIHRARNLSAKDPASRVVLTTYTRALADNLRRDLERLDPDVSFAGGLGESGVLVRGVDALVAAIRERAGAGFGQAATRVIGGQVDSSARPVSNDSGWDAAVDDSGADLAGALRSKSFLSGEYLEVVLPNRVTTKDEYFAARRPGRGIALDRAKRAQVWKVVEHFRRNARINGTVTYAELAAIAAGWLAGLDGGEPRSFADHLLIDEAQDLTASHWQFLRAFTAVGDDDMFIADDIHQRIYGRRIVLSRLGIPIVGRSRRLSLNYRTTAQNLRYALGLLEGAEFIDAQGDPEDVAGYRSARLGPDPRRIATTSAGEQYSVLADTIRGWLDQGVRGETIAVLTASNNASKDVHDALAHHDIHSTILTTAKQTGTDPVVLTMHTSKGMEFSRVVLFDMSDGSFPSAWASRGLAPEDRADQELRERSLLYVASSRARDELVVLWNGRPSELLRAS; encoded by the coding sequence ATGCCCAACCTGATCATGACCAAGATGAAAGGTCAGAAGCACGAGAAGGCCGTCGATCTGAAGATCATGGCGTTCCTGCGCAAGCTCACCGAGGACGACACCATTCCCGGCCTCAACATCGAGCGGATGAACCACCCGGTCGACGAGCGGGCGCGCACCGGGCGGGTCGACATCCACTTGCGTGCGGTGCTCTACCAGCTTGACCCCATCGGGCAGGAGCGCACCTATGTGTACGCAGGAACCTGGGAGCACGACGAGGCGATCGAGCGTGCCCGCACGCGCAAGCTGCAGATCAACCCGGTCAACGGGATCCCGGAGTTCATCGAGTCGACGACGCCCGCGGATGAGGTGCCTGCTGAGGGTCAGCCGACGGCCGGGAGTTCTGACGTGCAGGCCGCCGCGTCACGCTCGTTCCTCACCGAGCGGTCGTACTTCCGAAGCGATCTCGTCGACGAGTTCGGTTTCACCAGTGAAATCGCGGAGCGCGCCTTCGCCGCGCCCGACGAAGACGCGCTGCTCACCTTTGCCGCGTCGCTCGAGAACGACTGGCAGGCGTCGGTGCTGCTCGAGATGGCGGTGGGCTCCGCCATCTCGCAGATCAAGGAGTCGCTCGGCATCGCGGAATCGACTGAGCCCGTTGCGCCCGTCGAGGTCGATGTCCGCCACGAAGATGCTCGACTCGTCGACGCACTCAAGCACCCGGCCGCGCAGATGCAGTTCACGTTCATCGACAACGACGAAGAACTGCAGCGCGTCATCGAAGGCGCCGACTTCGGCGCCTGGCGGGTCTTCCTCCACCCCGACCAGCGCAAGTACGCCACGGCGAAGTACCACGGACCGTTCCGGCTCACCGGAGGGGCCGGCACCGGCAAGACCGTGGTCCTGATCCACCGCGCCCGCAACCTCAGCGCGAAGGACCCGGCATCGCGAGTCGTGCTCACCACGTACACGCGGGCGCTGGCCGACAACCTGCGACGCGACCTCGAGCGTCTCGATCCCGACGTTTCGTTCGCAGGCGGCCTCGGCGAATCGGGAGTGCTCGTGCGGGGGGTCGACGCACTCGTCGCGGCCATCCGCGAGCGCGCCGGTGCCGGATTCGGCCAGGCTGCGACGCGGGTCATCGGCGGTCAGGTCGATTCGTCCGCACGGCCCGTTTCGAACGACAGCGGGTGGGATGCCGCGGTCGACGACTCCGGGGCGGACCTCGCTGGGGCGCTCCGCTCGAAGTCGTTCCTCTCGGGCGAGTACCTGGAGGTCGTTCTCCCGAACCGGGTGACCACGAAAGACGAGTACTTCGCCGCGCGGAGGCCGGGACGCGGCATCGCCCTCGACCGCGCGAAGCGCGCACAGGTCTGGAAGGTCGTCGAGCACTTCCGGCGCAACGCGCGGATCAACGGCACGGTCACCTACGCCGAACTCGCCGCCATCGCCGCCGGGTGGCTCGCGGGCCTCGACGGCGGCGAGCCGCGCAGCTTCGCCGACCACCTGCTCATCGACGAGGCGCAAGACCTCACCGCGTCGCACTGGCAGTTCCTTCGCGCATTCACCGCCGTCGGCGACGACGACATGTTCATCGCCGACGACATCCATCAGCGCATCTACGGCCGCCGGATCGTGCTCTCACGGTTGGGTATCCCGATCGTCGGGCGCAGCCGCAGGCTCAGCCTGAACTACCGCACCACGGCGCAGAACCTGCGCTACGCACTCGGTCTGCTCGAAGGTGCGGAGTTCATCGATGCACAGGGCGACCCTGAGGATGTCGCGGGCTACCGCTCGGCGCGCCTCGGACCCGACCCTCGACGAATCGCGACCACGTCGGCAGGCGAGCAGTACTCGGTGCTCGCCGACACCATCCGCGGATGGCTCGACCAGGGAGTGCGCGGAGAGACGATCGCGGTGCTCACAGCGTCGAACAACGCCTCGAAAGACGTGCACGACGCGCTGGCGCATCACGACATCCACAGCACCATCCTCACGACGGCCAAGCAGACCGGCACCGATCCCGTCGTGCTCACCATGCACACCTCGAAGGGCATGGAGTTCTCACGCGTCGTGCTCTTCGACATGTCCGACGGGTCGTTCCCGTCGGCGTGGGCTTCGCGGGGGCTCGCGCCCGAGGACCGAGCCGACCAGGAGCTGCGCGAACGGTCACTGCTCTACGTCGCTTCAAGTCGGGCGCGCGATGAACTCGTCGTGTTGTGGAATGGTCGCCCGTCCGAGCTGCTTCGGGCGTCCTGA